A genomic window from Stigmatopora argus isolate UIUO_Sarg chromosome 13, RoL_Sarg_1.0, whole genome shotgun sequence includes:
- the igf2bp2a gene encoding insulin-like growth factor 2 mRNA-binding protein 2a isoform X3: MDLDAAPPVQAARGRRGGRSSRDQDTPQPGPSGGFGAPRTRQQQDFPLRMLVPTQFVGAIIGKEGLTIKNVTKQTQSKVDIHRKENAGAAEKPITIHSSPEGCSSACRMILDIMQKEANETKAQEEIPLKLLAHNSLVGRLIGKEGRNLKKIEEETGTKITISSLQDLTIYNPERTITVKGDLEALCKAEAEIMKKLREAYENDVAAINQQANLIPGLNLNALGIFSSGLPVLPPAAGPRGSVPPVPQAGYNPFLSHSSHLGGLYGVPPASAAPHHHSAPEQEVVYLFIPTQSVGALIGKKGQHIKQLAHFAGASIKIAPADSPDVTERMVIITGTPEAQFKAQGRIFGKLKEENFFSGKEEVKLETHIKVPSTAAGRVIGKGGKTVNELQNLTSAEVIVPRDQTPDEKDEVFVKISGHFFASQTAQRKIREIIQQVKQQEHKHQRGAASSPQHSK; the protein is encoded by the exons ATGGATTTGGACGCCGCTCCGCCCGTCCAGGCGGCCCGAGGTCGCCGCGGCGGCCGCTCGTCACGGGACCAGGACACCCCTCAGCCCGGACCCTCAGGGGGCTTCGGCGCTCCGCGGACCCGCCAACAGCAGGACTTCCCTTTGCGCATGCTCGTGCCCACGCAGTTTGTGGGCGCCATCATCGGCAAGGAGGGGCTCACCATCAAGAACGTCACCAAGCAGACGCAGTCCAA AGTGGACATCCATCGAAAGGAGAACGCGGGCGCGGCCGAGAAGCCCATCACCATCCACTCGTCTCCGGAGGGCTGCTCCTCGGCCTGCCGAATGATCTTGGACATCATGCAGAAGGAGGCCAACGAGACCAAGGC GCAAGAAGAGATCCCTCTCAAACTCCTGGCCCACAACAGCCTGGTAGGCCGCCTCATTGGGAAGGAAGGCCGCAACTTGAAGAAGATTGAAGAGGAGACCGGGACCAAGATAACCATCTCCTC GTTACAAGACTTAACCATTTACAATCCAGAAAGGACCATCACGGTTAAGGGGGACTTGGAAGCGCTTTGTAAAGCCGAGGCGGAGATTATGAAGAAATTGAGGGAAGCCTACGAGAACGACGTCGCTGCTATTAAT CAACAGGCCAACCTTATCCCAGGCTTGAACCTGAACGCCTTGGGCATCTTCTCCTCTGGTCTACCAGTGCTGCCCCCAGCTGCCGGACCTCGCGGCTCAGTCCCCCCCGTGCCACAAGCAGGATACAACCCATTTTTA agtcactcttcacATCTCGGTGGCCTGTACGGGGTTCCTCCAGCGAGTGCCGCCCCCCACCACCACTCA GCTCCAGAACAGGAGGTTGTCTACCTCTTTATTCCAACTCAGTCAGTGGGAGCTCTCATTGGGAAGAAGGGCCAGCACATCAAGCAGCTCGCACACTTTGCCGGAGCATCAATCAAG ATTGCACCAGCCGACAGCCCTGACGTGACTGAAAGGATGGTGATCATTACCGGCACGCCAGAGGCTCAATTTAAG GCCCAGGGTCGAATATTTGGGAAACTGAAAGAGGAGAATTTCTTCTCTGGGAAGGAAGAAGTCAAACTGGAGACACACATCAAGGTTCCTTCCACTGCCGCCGGAAGGGTCATCGGGAAAGGTGGCAAGACG GTGAATGAGCTCCAGAACCTTACCAGCGCTGAGGTCATCGTACCGCGGGACCAAACTCCAGATGAGAAAGACGAGGTTTTTGTGAAGATCAGTGGACACTTCTTTGCCAGTCAG ACCGCACAGAGGAAAATCCGGGAGATCATTCAACAGGTCAAACAGCAGGAACACAAACACCAGCGAGGCGCCGCCAGTTCACCCCAACACTCCAAGTGA
- the tmem41aa gene encoding transmembrane protein 41A-A: protein MRSLVGLAFVVVAATVYLYSLSLFLPPGPPKPIVTPHATSEGLEMFAENSDDNRSRLKFPSNLEDLRELSELLQFYKTEHTAYVLLLFCSAYLYKQSFAIPGSSFLNILAGAIFGLGPGLVLACVLTTVGSTACYLLSQAFGKRYVVNLFPDKVAMLQRKVEDNKDCLFFFLLFLRFFPMTPNWFLNMSAPVVNIPVSFFFGSVFIGLLPYNFICVQTGVMLAEVSTLDHLFSWQHLAQLLAIAATALLPGVLVRRYSQRRLKVTGTHQHNGFTSDKKVQ from the exons ATGCGCTCACTAGTCGGACTTGCCTTCGTGGTCGTCGCTGCCACCGTCTATCTTTATTCACTTTCTCTGTTCTTGCCTCCCGGACCCCCGAAACCTATTGTGACCCCGCATGCAACCTCCGAGGGGCTCGAAATGTTCGCCGAGAACAGCGATGACAATCGCAGCAG GTTAAAGTTTCCGTCCAACTTGGAGGATCTGCGAGAGCTTTCCGAGCTTCTTCAATTTTACAAAACGGAGCACACAGCCTACGTGCTGTTGCTGTTCTGCAGCGCTTACCTCTACAAACAGTCCTTCGCCATCCCCGGATCCTCCTTCCTG AACATCTTAGCGGGTGCCATATTTGGCCTTGGCCCGGGGCTGGTGCTGGCTTGTGTGCTTACCACGGTGGGCTCCACCGCTTGCTACCTTCTATCACAAGCCTTTGGGAAACGCTATGTGGTCAACCTCTTCCCCGACAAGGTGGCCATGCTCCAGAGGAAG GTGGAGGACAACAAGGACTGTCTGTTCTTCTTCCTTCTATTCTTGAGGTTCTTCCCTATGACGCCTAACTGGTTCCTCAATATGTCGGCGCCAGTCGTCAACATTCCCGTTTCCTTCTTCTTCGGCTCCGTCTTCATCG GTTTGCTGCCCTACAACTTCATCTGCGTCCAGACGGGCGTCATGCTGGCGGAGGTGTCGACCCTGGATCACCTGTTCTCGTGGCAGCATCTCGCCCAGCTTTTGGCCATCGCGGCCACGGCCTTACTGCCCGGTGTGCTTGTCCGCCGCTACAGCCAGCGGCGTCTCAAAGTGACTGGGACGCACCAGCATAATGGCTTCACCTCCGATAAAAAGGTCCAATAA
- the trpm2 gene encoding transient receptor potential cation channel subfamily M member 2, whose product MCGYSKNEHADDAIRTEDSSGGTWDPHTHVREVPTDAFGDIDFGGSRQTTTKYARVSTETSPEVIYQLMTEQWKLTPPNLLISVTGGAKNFYLKTRLKNVFQRGLIKVAKTTGAWIITGGTNTGVMKHVGQAVRDYSLSSSMQGQIVTIGLATWGVIHNKEALVHPKGCFPAHYPMDVMGRLPRLDNNHTHFLLVDDGTHARYGVEVNLRSQLEKYISGQTLGHCKTAGVTIPVVLVVLDGGAGTLNTIYTAMLNDTPCVVLEGSGRMADVIAHAAGLSVSQVTISLIHRLLKKFLSLEYDNFTDLNIIEWTKKIQDIIRMSHLLTVFRGGGDSHGDVDVAILQALFKASRASASQVVEGWRRQLELAIVWNRVDIAATEIFTDESQWKSSELHWAMFSALAGNKPQFVSLLLENGVSLREFLHSEDTLCDLYKQLPNCVFLRKLAKRVRASSGGRRKVFAVRNRVREGQSQGINLSHVSDEVRHLLGNFTQPIYLPPTLMFQFDMEDNASMSRSLSDSQSPLRVQLAEAQRDPARDLFLWAVVQKNKELAEIFWEQCTDCMSAALAACKILRKMSEEGNDADEAAVTQELADYFEMHAIGVFTHCYSSGEERVKKLLVRVSPFWGKTTCLRLALEANCKSFVALSGVQALLTEIWCGELSVDNSVWRVATCMVFFPLIYTGFLTYRPDELIQKQNENTEDIKTLASVTGCVNQLRPKSTALTSTKSLNCWSRLVCLYSSPQVKFYWNIVSYFAFLFLFAVVLMMDFQTTPSHAEFLLYVWLFSLVSEEFRQLFYDPDGFGFHRKARMYIRELWNILDVLSIILFIIGLVFRLTTELFYPGKIILCIDFVVFCLRLMAIFSISRTLGPKIIIVRRMMMDMFFFMFLLSIWVVAYGVAKQGILIHNDNRLEWIFRGAVYEPYLIIFGNFPTNIDYSEFDLDSCSMNATDPLKPKCPVLNENQTPAFPEWLTIIMLCVYLLFANILLLNLLIAIFNFTFQEVQDNTDQIWKFQRYELIKEYHSRPSAPPPFIILSHLYILISRVVLCRPQLQSRKFRTELPHTEEEELLSWEALMKDRYLLSTQKQQSQTMERCIVDTAQKVTSITDRLEREEEMRSTILINRLTRLEEQVVQSAKGLQWIMESLKSIVDPAGKEEQPPSTLLTGKDSSEPLESVNETEGFHVKARQFQYPNSKVTRFPVPEEKVPWEVSFSSYVPSYYSSKDIVYGLESKMLEHYRNPGGRTGIRGQGSLTHLGPNLHVDLVITRLRDTGRSVLEFLAVEDKQQELLVLPGGPVESSECLPSCLMTTLGKSLFERLHEKMTEAILVFEGYVDDPRNTDNAWVESTVLNLHLDSSEDSQDIINMVTCSRDSLQWQEVSSKNGLCSDQSDSLRRVAMLHNRNS is encoded by the exons ATGTGCGGCTACTCCAAGAATGAGCATGCGGACGATGCCATCCGGACGGAAGACTCCAGCGGTGGGACTTGGGACCCACACACACATGTCCGTGAAGTACCCACTGATGCTTTCGGGGACATCGACTTTGGGGGATCGAGGCAGACCACGACCAAG TATGCTCGAGTGTCCACAGAAACCAGTCCAGAAGTGATTTACCAGTTGATGACTGAACAATGGAAATTGACGCCACCCAACCTGCTCATATCGGTCACTGGAGGAGCCAAGAACTTTTACTTGAAGACCCGGCTCAAGAATGTCTTCCAAAGAGGTCTCATCAAAGTGGCCAAGACAACAG GGGCATGGATTATCACAGGTGGAACCAACACTGGTGTTATGAAGCATGTGGGGCAGGCAGTGAGGGATTACTCTCTGAGCAGCTCCATGCAGGGTCAGATTGTCACCATTGGATTGGCAACATGGGGAGTCATTCACAATAAAGAAGCATTGGTACACCCTAAG GGTTGTTTTCCCGCTCATTACCCGATGGACGTCATGGGTCGATTGCCCCGCCTTGATAACAACCACACCCACTTTCTGCTAGTGGATGACGGCACCCACGCCCGCTACGGCGTCGAGGTCAATCTGAGGAGTCAGCTAGAGAAGTACATTTCCGGACAGACTCTTGGCCACTGTAAAA CTGCGGGAGTGACCATCCCTGTGGTATTGGTGGTTTTGGATGGCGGAGCAGGCACTCTCAAT ACCATCTACACGGCAATGCTCAATGACACGCCATGCGTCGTGTTGGAGGGCTCTGGGAGAATGGCCGACGTGATCGCTCACGCGGCTGGACTATCCGTTAGCCAGGTCACCATCAGCCTCATCCACCGCCTGCTGAAGAAGTTCCTCAGCCTCGAATACGACAATTTCACTGACCTCAACATCATCGAATGGACCAAAAAG ATTCAGGACATCATCAGGATGTCTCACCTGCTGACTGTGTTCAGAGGAGGTGGAGACAGTCATGGAGACGTGGATGTGGCCATTCTACAAGCACTTTTCAAAG CCTCGCGGGCTAGCGCATCGCAGGTCGTGGAGGGATGGCGGCGACAGCTTGAGCTGGCAATAGTCTGGAACAGAGTGGACATAGCCGCCACTGAGATCTTCACTGACGAAAGCCAGTGGAAA TCTAGTGAGCTCCACTGGGCCATGTTCTCAGCCCTAGCTGGCAACAAGCCTCAGTTTGTGAGCCTCCTGCTGGAGAATGGCGTGAGTCTGCGGGAGTTCCTCCATAGCGAAGACACTCTGTGTGACCTCTACAAGCAGCTGCCCAACTGCGTCTTCCTGCGCAAGCTAGCAAAGCGTGTCCGCGCCTCCTCCGGTGGAAGAAGAAAAGTCTTTGCTGTCAGGAATCGGGTGCGGGAGGGACAGAGCCAGGGTATCAACTTGAGTCACGTATCAGATGAGGTGCGTCATCTTTTAGGCAACTTTACACAGCCCATCTATCTGCCGCCCACCTTGATGTTCCAGTTTGACATGGAAGACAATGCCTCG ATGTCAAGAAGCCTGTCAGATTCCCAATCTCCCCTCAGAGTGCAGCTCGCCGAGGCCCAAAGAGACCCAGCCAGAGATCTTTTTCTTTGGGCCGTCGTCCAGAAAAATAAGGAGCTGGCCGAAATCTTCTGGGAGCAG TGTACAGACTGCATGTCGGCCGCTCTCGCTGCCTGTAAAATCCTGAGGAAAATGTCGGAGGAAGGAAATGACGCGGACGAGGCTGCGGTCACGCAAGAGCTAGCCGATTACTTTGAGATGCACGCCATTG GTGTGTTTACCCATTGTTACAGTAGCGGTGAAGAGCGGGTTAAGAAGCTGCTGGTTCGCGTGTCGCCATTTTGGGGAAAGACCACGTGTCTGAGACTAGCGCTGGAGGCAAACTGCAAAAGCTTTGTGGCGCTGTCAGGTGTACAG GCACTGCTGACTGAAATATGGTGTGGTGAGCTTTCAGTGGACAATTCTGTCTGGAGAGTGGCGACCTGCATGGTTTTCTTCCCGCTGATTTACACCGGCTTCCTGACTTATAG ACCTGATGAACTAATCCAGAAGCAAAACGAGAACACTGAGGATATTAAGACGCTGGCCAGTGTGACAGGATGTGTGAACCAATTGAGGCCCAAAAGCAC TGCTCTCACGAGCACAAAGTCTCTGAACTGCTGGTCCAGACTAGTCTGCCTGTATAGCTCGCCGCAGGTGAAGTTCTACTGGAATATCGTGTCCTACTTTGCATTCCTCTTCCTCTTTGCGGTGGTGCTGATGATGGACTTTCAAACCACGCCGTCCCATGCAGAGTTTCTGCTGTATGTGTGGCTCTTCTCTTTGGTCAGCGAGGAGTTCCGACAG TTGTTTTATGACCCCGATGGCTTTGGGTTCCATAGAAAGGCTAGGATGTACATCAGAGAACTTTGGAATATTTTGGATGTCCTATCGATAATCCTCTTCATCATCGGCCTGGTGTTTAG GCTAACCACCGAGCTCTTCTATCCTGGCAAGATCATCCTCTGCATCGACTTTGTGGTCTTCTGCCTGCGTCTCATGGCCATTTTCAGTATCAGTAGGACACTTGGACCAAAGATCATCATTGTCAGGAGGATG ATGATGGACATGTTCTTCTTCATGTTCCTGCTGAGTATCTGGGTGGTGGCGTACGGCGTAGCCAAACAGGGCATTCTGATCCACAACGATAATCGACTAGAGTGGATTTTCCGTGGCGCCGTATATGAGCCCTACCTCATCATTTTCGGCAATTTCCCCACCAACATCGATT ATTCTGAATTCGATTTGGACTCCTGCAGCATGAACGCCACCGATCCTCTGAAACCCAAGTGTCCGGTACTGAACGAGAATCAAACCCCAGCTTTCCCCGAATGGCTCACCATCATCATGTTGTGCGTTTACCTCCTTTTCGCCAACATACTTCTCCTCAACCTGCTGATCGCCATCTTCAA CTTTACATTCCAAGAAGTGCAGGACAACACTGATCAGATATGGAAGTTCCAAAGATATGAGCTGATTAAGGAGTACCACAGCCGGCCTTCAGCTCCTCCTCCCTTTATCATCCTCAGCCACCTTTACATATTAATCAGTAGAGTGGTACTTTGTAGGCCACAACTTCAATCCCGAAAGTTCA GAACTGAGCTGCCTCACACTGAAGAGGAAGAGCTGCTGTCATGGGAGGCCCTGATGAAAGACCGCTACTTGCTCTCCACCCAAAAGCAGCAAAGTCAGACCATGGAGCGATGCATCGTGGACACGGCGCAAAA GGTCACCTCCATAACCGATAGGCTGGAGCGGGAAGAAGAGATGCGCTCCACCATCTTGATTAATCGTCTAACTCGACTGGAAGAGCAG GTTGTTCAGTCAGCCAAAGGCCTTCAGTGGATCATGGAGAGTCTGAAGTCAATCGTGGATCCTGCAGGGAAAGAAGAGCAGCCACCCT CCACACTTTTGACAGGTAAGGACTCTTCAGAACCTCTGGAATCGGTGAATGAGACAGAGGGCTTCCACGTCAAAGCCCGACAGTTCCAATACCCGAACAGCAAAGTCACTCGCTTCCCTGTACCCGAGGAAAAAGTGCCGTGGGAG gtCAGTTTCAGCTCATACGTGCCTTCGTATTATAGCTCAAAGGACATTGTGTATGG attgGAGtccaaaatgttggaacattataG AAACCCTGGAGGGAGAACTGGCATCAGAGGTCAGGGTTCACTCACGCATCTGGGTCCAAATCTACACGTAGACCTGGTGATTACGCG cctGCGGGATACTGGCCGCTCTGTTTTAGAGTTTTTGGCAGTTGAAGACAAGCAGCAAGAGTTGTTGGTTCTACCCGGG GGACCGGTTGAGTCTTCGGAATGTTTACCTTCGTGTCTGATGACCACCTTAGGCAAGAGTCTGTTTGAAAGATTACATGAAAAGATGACAGAGGCAATACTG